In one window of Rhinopithecus roxellana isolate Shanxi Qingling chromosome 15, ASM756505v1, whole genome shotgun sequence DNA:
- the SLC37A4 gene encoding glucose-6-phosphate exchanger SLC37A4 isoform X1, with the protein MAAQGYGYYRTVIFSAMFGGYSLYYFNRKTFSFVMPSLVEEIPLDKDDLGLITSSQSAAYAISKFVSGVLSDQMSARWLFSSGLLLVGLVNIFFSWSSTVPVFAALWFLNGLAQGLGWPPCGKVLRKWFEPSQFGTWWAILSTSMNLAGGLGPILATVLAQSYSWRSTLALSGALCVVVSFLCLLLIHNEPADVGLRNLDPTPSKGKKGSLKEESTLQELLLSPYLWVLSTGYLVVFGVKTCCTDWGQFFLIQEKGQSALVGSSYMSALEVGGLVGSIAAGYLSDRAMAKAGLSIYGNPRHGLLLFMMAGMTVSMYLFRVTVTSDSPKDVAFWTPALHPLAELTGFTEHELWILVLGAVFGFSSYGPIALFGVIANESAPPSLCGTSHAIVGLMANVGGFLAGLPFSTIAKHYSWSTAFWVAEVICAASTAAFFLLRNIRTKMGRVSKKAE; encoded by the exons ATCATTGGTGGAAGAGATCCCTTTGGACAAGGATGATTTGG GGCTCATCACCAGCAGCCAGTCAGCAGCTTATGCTATCAGCAAGTTTGTCAGTGGAGTGCTGTCTGACCAGATGAGTGCTCGGTGGCTCTTCTCTTCTGGGCTGCTCCTGGTTGGCCTGGTCAACATATTCTTTTCCTGGAGCTCCACAGTACCTGTCTTTGCTGCCCTCTGGTTCCTTAATGGCCTGGCCCAGGGGCTGGGCTGGCCCCCATGTGGGAAGGTCCTGCGGAAG TGGTTTGAGCCATCTCAGTTTGGCACTTGGTGGGCCATCCTGTCAACCAGCATGAACCTGGCTGGAGGGCTGGGCCCTATCTTGGCAACTGTCCTCGCCCAGAGCTACAGCTGGCGCAGCACGCTGGCCCTGTCTGGGGCACTGTGTGTGGTTGtctccttcctctgtcttctgCTTATCCACAATGAACCTGCTGATGTTGGACTCCGCAACCTGGACCCCACACCCTCTAAGGGCAAGAAGG GCTCCTTGAAGGAGGAGAGCACCCTACAGGAGCTGCTGCTGTCCCCTTACCTGTGGGTGCTCTCCACTGGTTACCTTGTGGTGTTTGGAGTAAAGACCTGCTGTACTGACTGGGGCCAGTTCTTCCTTATCCAGGAGAAAGGACAGTCAGCCCTTGTAG GTAGCTCCTACATGAGTGCCCTGGAAGTTGGGGGCCTTGTAGGCAGCATCGCAGCTGGCTACCTGTCAGACCGGGCCATGGCAAAG GCGGGACTGTCCATCTACGGGAACCCTCGCCATGGCCTGTTGCTGTTCATGATGGCTGGCATGACAGTGTCCATGTACCTCTTCCGGGTAACAGTGACCAGTGACTCCCCCAAG GACGTTGCTTTCTGGACTCCGGCTCTTCACCCTCTCGCAGAGCTCACAGGCTTTACAGAGCATGAG CTCTGGATCCTGGTATTGGGAGCTGTATTTGGTTTCTCCTCGTATGGTCCCATTGCCCTGTTTGGAGTCATAGCCAACGAGAGTGCCCCTCCCAGCTTGTGTGGCACCTCCCACGCCATTGTGGGACTCATGGCCAATG TGGGCGGCTTTTTGGCTGGGCTGCCCTTCAGCACCATTGCCAAGCACTACAGCTGGAGCACAGCCTTCTGGGTGGCTGAAGTGATTTGTGCAGCCAGCACAGCTGCCTTCTTCCTCCTACGAAACATCCGCACCAAGATGGGCCGAGTGTCCAAGAAGGCTGAGTGA
- the TRAPPC4 gene encoding trafficking protein particle complex subunit 4 isoform X1 produces MAIFSVYVVNKAGGLIYQLDSYAPRAEAEKTFSYPLDLLLKLHDERVLVAFGQRDGIRVGHAVLAINGMDVNGKYTADGKEVLEYLGNPANYPVSIRFGRPRLTSNEKLMLASMFHSLFAIGSQLSPEQGSSGIEMLETDTFKLHCYQTLTGIKFVVLADPRQAGIDSLLRKIYEIYSDFALKNPFYSLEMPIRCELFDQNLKLALEVAEKAGTFGPGS; encoded by the exons ATGGCGATTTTTAGTGTGTATGTGGTGAACAAAGCTGGCGGCTTGATTTACCAGTTGGACAGCTACGCGCCacgggctgaggctgagaaaacTTTCAGTTACCCGCTGGATCTGCTGCTCAAGCTACACGATGAGCGTGTGTTGGTTGCTTTCGGCCAGCGGGACGGCATCCGAG TGGGCCATGCAGTGCTGGCCATCAATGGCATGGACGTGAATGGCAAGTACACGGCCGACGGGAAAGAGGTGCTGGAGTATCTGGGTAACCCTGCTAATTATCCGGTGTCCATTCGATTTGGCCGGCCCCGCCTCACTTCTAATGAGAAGCTCATGCTGGCCTCCATGTTCCACTC GCTCTTTGCCATCGGCTCCCAGCTGTCTCCTGAACAGGGAAGCTCAGGCATTGAGATGCTGGAGACAGACACATTCAAACTGCACTGCTACCAGACACTGACAG GGATCAAGTTTGTGGTTCTAGCAGATCCTAGGCAAGCTGGAATAGATTCTCTTCTCCGAAAGATTTATGAGATTTACTCAGACTTTGCCCTTAAGAATCCATTCTACTCCTTAGAAATGCCCATCAG GTGTGAGCTCTTTGACCAGAACCTGAAGCTAGCCCTGGAGGTAGCAGAGAAGGCTGGAACTTTTGGACCTGGGTCATAG
- the TRAPPC4 gene encoding trafficking protein particle complex subunit 4 isoform X2 — protein sequence MASTRPTGKRCWSIWVTLLIIRCPFDLAGPASLLMRSSCWPPCSTRIKFVVLADPRQAGIDSLLRKIYEIYSDFALKNPFYSLEMPIRCELFDQNLKLALEVAEKAGTFGPGS from the exons ATGGCAAGTACACGGCCGACGGGAAAGAGGTGCTGGAGTATCTGGGTAACCCTGCTAATTATCCGGTGTCCATTCGATTTGGCCGGCCCCGCCTCACTTCTAATGAGAAGCTCATGCTGGCCTCCATGTTCCACTC GGATCAAGTTTGTGGTTCTAGCAGATCCTAGGCAAGCTGGAATAGATTCTCTTCTCCGAAAGATTTATGAGATTTACTCAGACTTTGCCCTTAAGAATCCATTCTACTCCTTAGAAATGCCCATCAG GTGTGAGCTCTTTGACCAGAACCTGAAGCTAGCCCTGGAGGTAGCAGAGAAGGCTGGAACTTTTGGACCTGGGTCATAG
- the RPS25 gene encoding 40S ribosomal protein S25: MPPKDDKKKKDAGKSAKKDKDPVNKSGGKAKKKKWSKGKVRDKLNNLVLFDKATYDKLCKEVPNYKLITPAVVSERLKIRGSLARAALQELLSKGLIKLVSKHRAQVIYTRNTKGGDAPAAGEDA; this comes from the exons ATG CCGCCCAAGGACGACAAGAAGAAGAAGGACGCCGGAAAGTCGGCCAAGAAAGACAAAGACCCAGTGAACAAATCCGGGGGCAAGGCCAAAAAGAAG AAGTGGTCCAAAGGCAAAGTTCGGGACAAGCTCAATAACTTAGTCTTGTTTGACAAAGCTACCTACGACAAACTCTGTAAGGAAGTTCCCAACTATAAACTTATAACCCCAGCTGTGGTCTCTGAGAGACTGAAGATTCGAGGCTCCCTGGCCAGGGCAGCCCTTCAGGAGCTCCTTAGTAAAG GACTTATCAAACTGGTTTCAAAGCACAGAGCTCAAGTAATTTACACCAGAAATACCAAGGGCGGAGATGCTCCAGCTGCTGGTGAAGATGCATGA
- the SLC37A4 gene encoding glucose-6-phosphate exchanger SLC37A4 isoform X2, whose translation MAAQGYGYYRTVIFSAMFGGYSLYYFNRKTFSFVMPSLVEEIPLDKDDLGLITSSQSAAYAISKFVSGVLSDQMSARWLFSSGLLLVGLVNIFFSWSSTVPVFAALWFLNGLAQGLGWPPCGKVLRKWFEPSQFGTWWAILSTSMNLAGGLGPILATVLAQSYSWRSTLALSGALCVVVSFLCLLLIHNEPADVGLRNLDPTPSKGKKGSLKEESTLQELLLSPYLWVLSTGYLVVFGVKTCCTDWGQFFLIQEKGQSALVGSSYMSALEVGGLVGSIAAGYLSDRAMAKAGLSIYGNPRHGLLLFMMAGMTVSMYLFRVTVTSDSPKLWILVLGAVFGFSSYGPIALFGVIANESAPPSLCGTSHAIVGLMANVGGFLAGLPFSTIAKHYSWSTAFWVAEVICAASTAAFFLLRNIRTKMGRVSKKAE comes from the exons ATCATTGGTGGAAGAGATCCCTTTGGACAAGGATGATTTGG GGCTCATCACCAGCAGCCAGTCAGCAGCTTATGCTATCAGCAAGTTTGTCAGTGGAGTGCTGTCTGACCAGATGAGTGCTCGGTGGCTCTTCTCTTCTGGGCTGCTCCTGGTTGGCCTGGTCAACATATTCTTTTCCTGGAGCTCCACAGTACCTGTCTTTGCTGCCCTCTGGTTCCTTAATGGCCTGGCCCAGGGGCTGGGCTGGCCCCCATGTGGGAAGGTCCTGCGGAAG TGGTTTGAGCCATCTCAGTTTGGCACTTGGTGGGCCATCCTGTCAACCAGCATGAACCTGGCTGGAGGGCTGGGCCCTATCTTGGCAACTGTCCTCGCCCAGAGCTACAGCTGGCGCAGCACGCTGGCCCTGTCTGGGGCACTGTGTGTGGTTGtctccttcctctgtcttctgCTTATCCACAATGAACCTGCTGATGTTGGACTCCGCAACCTGGACCCCACACCCTCTAAGGGCAAGAAGG GCTCCTTGAAGGAGGAGAGCACCCTACAGGAGCTGCTGCTGTCCCCTTACCTGTGGGTGCTCTCCACTGGTTACCTTGTGGTGTTTGGAGTAAAGACCTGCTGTACTGACTGGGGCCAGTTCTTCCTTATCCAGGAGAAAGGACAGTCAGCCCTTGTAG GTAGCTCCTACATGAGTGCCCTGGAAGTTGGGGGCCTTGTAGGCAGCATCGCAGCTGGCTACCTGTCAGACCGGGCCATGGCAAAG GCGGGACTGTCCATCTACGGGAACCCTCGCCATGGCCTGTTGCTGTTCATGATGGCTGGCATGACAGTGTCCATGTACCTCTTCCGGGTAACAGTGACCAGTGACTCCCCCAAG CTCTGGATCCTGGTATTGGGAGCTGTATTTGGTTTCTCCTCGTATGGTCCCATTGCCCTGTTTGGAGTCATAGCCAACGAGAGTGCCCCTCCCAGCTTGTGTGGCACCTCCCACGCCATTGTGGGACTCATGGCCAATG TGGGCGGCTTTTTGGCTGGGCTGCCCTTCAGCACCATTGCCAAGCACTACAGCTGGAGCACAGCCTTCTGGGTGGCTGAAGTGATTTGTGCAGCCAGCACAGCTGCCTTCTTCCTCCTACGAAACATCCGCACCAAGATGGGCCGAGTGTCCAAGAAGGCTGAGTGA